A window from Triticum aestivum cultivar Chinese Spring chromosome 6D, IWGSC CS RefSeq v2.1, whole genome shotgun sequence encodes these proteins:
- the LOC123144579 gene encoding uncharacterized protein, with amino-acid sequence MERRLLRYRPVDDFYKDWLDRIAELVSAVGGSPAPSLSLPCPPPAAGDVAHGAPPPPPRQDVFLRPRCAAPWRDRPRRAPAACCVRLKIPKVSDEAIILAFSDGVRDVKMKAELAIHEELCTALEMFNMATKCARAEEGRLSLQELSGTDLEDKKAKLKDVKRKGLAVLAAEPEMKRDCDHPESSKGSRPFSVFQNMHNHNTNDCQELRAVHDGRLSRRPERNDRGHGCGGGRGGGRWDDRGPCQEWCDQPREERWQAQPHEGAWRDQPREDRPQGNAGLPSLSPPPRRNDDHHQDKGAGGF; translated from the coding sequence ATGGAGCGCAGACTCTTGCGCTACCGCCCCGTTGATGACTTCTAcaaagactggctggaccgcatcgccgagctagtCAGTGCTGTTGGGGGCTCTCCTGCCCCGTCTCTCTCGTTGCCTTGCCCGCCGCCTGCTGCGGGTGACGTAGCTCATggagcacctcctccacctccccgtCAAGACGTCTTCCTCAGGCCAAGGTGCGCGGCCCCATGGCGTGACCGGCCGCGCAGGGCGCCTGCCGCCTGctgtgttcgcctcaagatccccaaggtttcggacgaggccatcatcttagcgttttctgatggcgtccgcgacgtcaagatgaaggcagaactcgccatacacgaggagctgtgcacggctctggagatgttcaacatggcaactaagtgcgcaagagctgaggagggtcgCCTCTCCCTCCAGGAGCTCTCGGGGACAGacctagaagacaagaaggccaagctcaaggacgtgaagcgcaaggggctggctgtgcttgcggccgagccagagatgaagcgcgactGCGACCatccagagtcatccaagggcagccgcccattCTCAGTCTTccaaaacatgcacaaccacaacaccaatgactgtcaggagctcagggccgtccacgacgggcgcctcagtcgtcgccccgagcgcaacgaccgaggccaTGGCtgcggaggaggccgaggaggaggacgctgggatgaccgcggcCCTTGTCAGGAGTGgtgcgatcagcctcgtgaggagcgCTGGCAAGCCCAGCCTcatgagggcgcctggagagatcagcctcgtgaggatcgtcctcagggtaATGCCGGCCTCCCTTCGCTgtcaccaccaccaagaaggaatgacgaccaccaccaggacaagggggctgggggcttctag